Proteins encoded in a region of the Novibacillus thermophilus genome:
- a CDS encoding TOMM precursor leader peptide-binding protein, producing the protein MGNFRILILGNGQLMREVGEVCHTKGYVTETLSDQERDWQESLLHIVQTKVYDFLLLVQERWKPDVAVWLERHLHSGIPWVRVYSLFNEVLIGPMRRHGRRGCTECADTRRIMTLKDRTRVFQMKKRLMEGRVTSGCEWLTSAAVYLIAEWLCHMMEQSDENGSSYDNTLVIIDKKHLKLSTHQFLPVPTCPVCGELEEDRQDKVKDDFETEFNRNDTKGYRKHAFNDLRQKVFEDFVDPKTGVFNALLDEYESPFSVSVANLPLPVGKDEVGVGRTLSYDRSQVVAILEGIERYGGMEPRGKKTTVFDSYNNLSHVALDPRKLGLHSESQYNLPGFPFKPFDPAKKMYWVWGYCLTTNEPILVPEVCAYYGLNYRDGIQNSFVYEISNGCSLGGNLQEAILHGIFEVIERDAFLMAWYRKLRLKKINTESIADRETQLMLTKFEHVTDYDVHLFDMTMENGVPSVWALAKNRGDSGMNILCAAGAHCDPVKAIQSSLHEVAGILIALQDKFEKRKTALYEMVHNSHLVKHMEDHSLLYGLKETESRFDFLLDANNREYTIDELYSGKLYTGSLASDLQKLIQRFRDLELDVIVIDQTSEEMKRHALCCVKVLIPGMLPMTFGHDMRRVDGFERLTKVPKQLGLKENGLNPFPHPFP; encoded by the coding sequence ATGGGTAATTTTCGGATATTGATCCTCGGGAACGGCCAACTCATGAGAGAGGTTGGAGAAGTCTGTCATACAAAGGGGTACGTGACGGAGACACTTTCGGATCAAGAGCGCGATTGGCAGGAAAGCCTGTTGCACATTGTCCAGACGAAAGTGTACGACTTCCTGTTGTTAGTGCAGGAGCGTTGGAAACCCGATGTGGCTGTTTGGCTGGAACGGCATCTACACAGTGGCATTCCGTGGGTTCGCGTTTATTCTTTGTTTAACGAAGTGTTGATCGGCCCGATGCGGAGACACGGGCGACGTGGCTGTACCGAATGCGCCGACACGAGAAGGATCATGACGTTGAAGGACCGTACACGCGTTTTTCAGATGAAAAAAAGACTTATGGAGGGACGGGTGACAAGCGGTTGCGAATGGCTGACATCCGCAGCAGTGTATTTAATCGCTGAATGGCTTTGTCACATGATGGAGCAGTCCGACGAAAACGGCTCATCTTACGACAATACTTTAGTGATCATCGATAAAAAGCATTTGAAGCTTTCCACGCACCAATTTTTGCCTGTTCCCACGTGTCCCGTTTGCGGTGAATTGGAAGAGGATCGTCAGGACAAAGTGAAGGACGACTTCGAAACTGAATTCAACAGGAACGATACAAAAGGTTATCGGAAGCACGCCTTTAACGATTTAAGGCAAAAGGTTTTCGAAGACTTCGTAGACCCGAAGACCGGCGTATTCAATGCACTGTTGGATGAATACGAGAGCCCCTTTTCCGTTTCGGTTGCCAATTTGCCGCTGCCGGTAGGTAAAGATGAGGTCGGAGTCGGCAGAACGCTTTCCTATGATCGCAGTCAAGTAGTGGCGATCTTAGAGGGGATTGAAAGGTACGGAGGAATGGAACCGAGGGGAAAAAAAACAACAGTCTTTGACAGTTATAACAACCTGTCGCATGTCGCTCTCGATCCGAGAAAACTGGGATTGCACAGTGAGTCACAATACAACTTGCCGGGATTCCCGTTCAAGCCGTTTGACCCTGCCAAAAAAATGTACTGGGTATGGGGATATTGTCTGACGACTAACGAGCCCATTCTCGTTCCTGAAGTTTGTGCTTACTACGGTTTAAACTACCGTGATGGCATACAAAATTCTTTTGTGTATGAAATTTCTAACGGTTGTTCACTGGGCGGGAATCTTCAAGAGGCGATTTTGCATGGCATTTTTGAAGTCATAGAACGGGATGCCTTTTTAATGGCGTGGTACCGAAAGCTGCGGTTGAAAAAAATCAACACCGAATCCATTGCCGATCGAGAGACCCAATTAATGTTGACGAAGTTTGAACATGTCACCGATTATGACGTGCATCTTTTTGATATGACAATGGAAAACGGAGTTCCGAGCGTATGGGCGTTAGCTAAAAACAGAGGTGACAGCGGAATGAATATTTTGTGTGCCGCTGGTGCCCACTGTGACCCGGTTAAGGCGATACAAAGTTCATTGCATGAGGTAGCTGGAATTTTAATCGCCCTGCAGGACAAATTTGAGAAAAGAAAAACGGCATTGTACGAAATGGTCCACAACAGTCATTTAGTCAAACATATGGAGGATCACTCTCTGCTGTACGGTCTGAAAGAAACCGAAAGTCGCTTTGACTTTCTTTTGGACGCAAATAACAGGGAGTATACGATAGACGAACTGTACAGCGGTAAACTGTATACCGGGTCCCTTGCTTCCGATTTACAGAAGTTGATCCAACGCTTCCGAGATTTGGAGTTGGATGTGATTGTGATCGACCAGACGAGTGAAGAGATGAAAAGGCATGCCCTGTGCTGCGTAAAAGTGCTCATACCTGGAATGTTACCGATGACTTTCGGCCATGACATGCGCCGAGTCGACGGATTTGAAAGACTCACAAAAGTGCCGAAGCAGTTAGGTCTGAAAGAAAACGGCTTGAATCCGTTTCCGCACCCTTTCCCATAA
- a CDS encoding SagB family peptide dehydrogenase — translation MKTSQVSFDVNLFNLQYHPEKVTPKDWTVNSEEQPRPFKTYRGLPSVRLDHRVPDALGPFVRSEPGLFERLSALLWHSYGLTTMNWLTKASKPEEADAKSLTFFRRNVASGGALYPAEIYLCLKGFQGLSAGVYHYDPKGHRLVLLREGDMTQYVQEALGIEFEEVGSSVYLLLTVRFCKNFFKYLNFSYRLHGLDTGVLAGQLLTLLKALGMQATVHYNFVDQALRHLLNIDSHEETVYAVISANAGQRLKSRENKKETADTLADRLPPVDTPVCEENRRGDYSMIVNLNNQAECETVESFKRYKDTQNLRSAIDGQATVRLTERKKPVDLLQASLDRISPGERFKLSELRFDTLSNILTHHGLDGIKNDVIVNRNVTETIHVFFYAHHVEGLAQGYYYVDRECSSVRLMKKGDLSPLFQQGLTRKNFNLHQVPLVIHLTSAFCEFVSSVGTRGYRILQMEAGMLTQQKQLFAAGFHLGAHPMLSYDAGFLERALGLDDLEQTILMQIALGEYKPLLRLANTLF, via the coding sequence ATGAAAACGTCTCAAGTGAGCTTTGACGTGAACTTATTCAACCTTCAATATCACCCCGAAAAAGTGACGCCAAAAGATTGGACAGTTAACAGTGAGGAGCAGCCGAGACCGTTTAAAACGTATCGAGGGTTGCCGTCTGTCCGTTTGGATCATCGCGTGCCGGACGCTTTGGGACCATTTGTCCGTTCGGAGCCCGGTTTGTTTGAGCGCCTCAGTGCTTTGTTGTGGCACTCTTACGGATTAACCACGATGAATTGGCTGACGAAAGCCAGCAAACCGGAAGAGGCCGATGCGAAATCACTGACATTTTTCCGGCGCAATGTCGCGTCCGGCGGTGCTCTGTACCCGGCTGAAATCTATCTTTGCTTAAAAGGGTTTCAAGGATTAAGCGCGGGCGTCTATCACTACGATCCGAAAGGGCACCGTTTGGTCCTTTTGCGAGAAGGCGACATGACCCAATATGTCCAAGAGGCGCTCGGGATAGAGTTTGAGGAAGTGGGGAGTTCTGTCTACCTGTTGTTAACCGTTCGGTTTTGCAAAAACTTCTTTAAATACCTCAACTTTTCTTACCGCTTGCACGGTTTGGACACAGGTGTTTTGGCTGGTCAACTGTTAACCCTTTTGAAGGCGTTGGGGATGCAAGCAACGGTGCACTACAACTTTGTCGATCAGGCCCTCCGCCACTTGTTGAATATCGACTCGCATGAAGAAACGGTTTACGCCGTGATCTCGGCAAACGCGGGGCAACGGCTGAAGTCGCGAGAAAACAAAAAAGAAACGGCTGATACTTTAGCGGACCGGTTGCCGCCGGTTGATACGCCGGTTTGCGAGGAAAATAGACGCGGCGACTATTCGATGATCGTGAATCTGAACAACCAAGCGGAATGCGAAACAGTTGAGTCGTTTAAACGATATAAGGACACACAAAACTTGCGAAGTGCCATCGACGGGCAGGCAACTGTCAGGTTAACGGAACGGAAGAAGCCAGTCGATTTGTTGCAGGCGTCTTTGGATCGAATTTCGCCGGGAGAACGTTTTAAGTTGAGTGAATTGCGTTTTGACACGTTGTCAAACATTTTGACCCATCACGGTTTAGATGGCATTAAAAACGATGTGATTGTAAACAGAAATGTCACCGAGACGATACATGTCTTTTTTTACGCGCACCACGTCGAGGGGCTGGCCCAGGGGTATTACTATGTGGATCGTGAGTGTTCATCCGTCCGTTTAATGAAAAAAGGCGATTTATCTCCTTTGTTTCAACAGGGGCTTACGAGAAAAAACTTTAATTTGCACCAGGTTCCGCTCGTCATTCATTTGACATCGGCATTTTGCGAGTTTGTGTCCTCTGTCGGAACGAGAGGTTATCGCATTCTCCAAATGGAGGCGGGAATGCTTACGCAACAGAAGCAATTGTTTGCCGCTGGTTTTCATCTCGGCGCTCACCCCATGCTCAGCTATGATGCCGGATTTCTTGAGCGCGCCTTGGGCCTCGACGACTTGGAGCAAACCATTCTCATGCAAATCGCACTTGGCGAGTACAAGCCTTTACTCAGACTGGCCAATACATTATTTTAG
- a CDS encoding SAM-dependent methyltransferase: protein MRVPDSERVKSFYDGTADRVWSFSPSKDYHVGLFHSEDEPLAVAQTRTVMYMADRLEPTEDDVLLDVGCGTGNAALQIAQKFKCKIVGVNISEKQLAIGEQLLSNSPMKTCVKLLKADAHHLPFKQGVFTAGYALESLMHMNRKRVFHQVCHVLRPGSRFVLCDWIVKKPLTAAEERTVNRLTMGSYLNMDQYTALMEDCGFVDVAVDDWTKLVEPTYTHWTTVTEEMERDIPRIG from the coding sequence GTGAGAGTGCCTGATTCGGAAAGGGTCAAAAGTTTTTATGACGGGACAGCGGACAGGGTTTGGAGCTTTAGCCCGTCAAAAGATTACCATGTCGGTCTCTTTCACAGCGAAGACGAACCGCTGGCTGTAGCGCAAACGAGAACGGTTATGTATATGGCGGACCGACTTGAACCGACAGAAGACGACGTACTGTTAGATGTGGGCTGCGGGACCGGGAACGCCGCCCTGCAGATCGCACAGAAGTTTAAATGCAAAATCGTGGGAGTGAACATATCTGAAAAACAGTTAGCCATTGGAGAACAGTTGTTGTCGAACAGTCCAATGAAGACATGCGTTAAGCTGCTTAAAGCCGATGCTCATCACCTCCCTTTTAAACAAGGTGTTTTTACGGCTGGCTATGCTTTGGAAAGCTTGATGCACATGAATCGTAAACGCGTATTCCATCAAGTGTGTCACGTGTTGCGGCCTGGATCTCGATTTGTGCTTTGTGACTGGATTGTAAAAAAGCCACTGACCGCTGCTGAGGAACGAACCGTGAACCGATTGACAATGGGAAGTTACTTGAACATGGACCAGTACACGGCATTGATGGAGGATTGCGGCTTTGTGGATGTAGCCGTGGATGACTGGACAAAGTTGGTGGAACCGACGTATACGCACTGGACAACCGTGACAGAAGAGATGGAACGGGACATCCCGAGGATTGGCTAG
- a CDS encoding SDR family NAD(P)-dependent oxidoreductase produces MREHAKDVFQHKTVFITGATSDIGAAIAESFAALGADLLLSDHPDLKKRLNEMAGTFQHEYASHSTVHPIDLNSVDEIQANLSSVEKPIDILVNCAGLNTFLPALKVEEEVWDQILNVNLKSLFFVSKFVAETMIKSRTPGKIVNLASQHGVVANGLRAPYCASKAGVIHLTKVLALEWSQYDILVNCVSPTFTKTSKSETFLQHPNVQKSFLPKIPLKRFATPNDITRAVLFLSSPFNTMITGENILVDGGYTIH; encoded by the coding sequence TTGCGTGAACATGCAAAGGATGTGTTTCAACATAAAACAGTCTTCATCACTGGGGCAACCAGTGATATCGGTGCGGCCATCGCGGAGAGCTTTGCTGCCTTGGGAGCCGACTTGCTTTTATCCGATCACCCTGATTTGAAAAAACGGTTGAACGAGATGGCCGGGACATTTCAGCATGAATACGCCTCGCATTCAACTGTCCACCCCATCGATTTAAATTCAGTGGACGAGATTCAGGCAAACCTGTCAAGCGTTGAAAAGCCGATTGACATTTTAGTCAACTGTGCAGGGTTGAACACGTTTTTGCCTGCATTAAAGGTTGAAGAGGAAGTGTGGGATCAGATTTTAAACGTTAACTTGAAAAGCCTCTTTTTTGTGAGCAAGTTCGTTGCCGAGACGATGATCAAAAGCCGAACTCCAGGGAAAATAGTGAACTTGGCCTCCCAACACGGGGTTGTCGCCAACGGTCTAAGAGCTCCGTATTGCGCGAGCAAAGCAGGGGTGATTCACCTTACAAAAGTGTTGGCCCTGGAATGGTCCCAATACGATATTCTGGTGAATTGTGTGTCACCGACGTTTACGAAGACGTCGAAAAGCGAAACATTTTTGCAGCATCCAAACGTACAGAAATCGTTTCTGCCCAAAATTCCTCTCAAAAGATTTGCTACGCCGAATGATATAACACGCGCTGTTTTATTTCTGTCGAGCCCGTTTAATACGATGATTACAGGCGAAAATATTCTGGTTGACGGCGGGTACACCATTCATTGA
- a CDS encoding lantibiotic dehydratase, producing MCETKVAYSPHFLVRVAGQPVEHLTDLTFSNTLHCVNQIKEVESELKDVTERTTALLYDYIRLEKNQDRKKALINFKRDVYNHRHVTAQTLKKMTQSMPAELKEAIGTWHSLLNDCVRLNETVQDVFERELVEKRHRLRQLFSEERFIKGIQLSNEMLYRQLNNYLRHDWLGDKLTKKLRHAELSLLNYFNRMVFKPTPFSTFTGLCQGVFTDGPSVIRIRHSHEKRHVNVNLAYIKRIERKVLELEDVRPSLHVSLNPTFRIVNDHILFFRRGKDGTAQAFNDETFVKIKLTSPVKKVIQVIQEKNGPITVHELVHALWKTLKNTYSLEECRGFVEKLESTQLITFSFGIEEQARDYLHQFVCKLKTLSSPKIEDVVSRLEEVHDIVRRFSHADHQKRAYLLAQAERNLNQLYDTLHIPFDKQHHYAKAKVFEDVSYDESRFQLNRDEWTGFLEDLSVLQQFMPLFDDHVVEKIAANQFFRQRFGENKRVKLLDFYREYSRMTQSDWQQMWHEIQQHNDTFQKVKTLRKAFYDYVSDLLDKTPAGRPLYLEKRWIKQLLEKFPDILRNWSSSSFYCQLARNGNATHLVLNKVGPGYGKHYSRYCDLFFDEAGNNSFLQSIRESYKVFGAQTVFADLNAVLGLNINLHPKILDYELTYPGSSPNLETNQINVSDVSVCYDRAKQRLTLYADKLAKSVELIPMGFLFPMLAPPFYKFLSSLSYSNGVEHSFWEKFDRDQRGGAFRYYPRLLFGNVVLDRRTWKIPVEAIRSTFRKSDWEYFCQIQELVDQHRLPSHVFVKALSSLDVFSDADRKADLKSWIEDVKKTRQRKPQYVNFHNYFDTKIMEKIVKDASGDITFQEVYPTPGDALAGEDGHYVSEFLFEVHNPRSDET from the coding sequence ATGTGTGAAACTAAAGTGGCGTATTCCCCTCACTTCCTGGTTCGAGTTGCCGGTCAGCCGGTGGAGCATTTAACGGACTTAACGTTTTCCAACACGCTGCACTGTGTGAACCAAATAAAAGAAGTCGAATCCGAATTAAAGGACGTAACCGAGAGAACGACTGCTTTGTTGTATGATTATATCAGACTGGAAAAAAATCAAGATCGAAAAAAAGCATTGATTAATTTCAAGCGTGACGTATACAATCACCGTCACGTCACCGCGCAAACCTTGAAAAAGATGACACAAAGCATGCCCGCTGAGCTAAAAGAAGCAATAGGGACTTGGCACTCCCTGTTAAACGACTGTGTTCGGTTGAATGAAACAGTGCAAGATGTATTCGAGCGTGAGCTCGTTGAAAAAAGACACCGTTTAAGACAATTATTTTCGGAAGAGAGATTTATCAAAGGGATACAGCTGTCGAACGAAATGCTCTACCGGCAGCTGAATAACTATCTCCGCCATGATTGGTTAGGGGACAAACTCACTAAAAAATTGCGGCATGCAGAGTTATCGTTGTTAAACTACTTTAACCGAATGGTGTTTAAACCTACCCCTTTCAGCACTTTTACCGGACTGTGCCAAGGGGTGTTTACCGATGGTCCCAGCGTGATCCGCATTAGACACTCCCATGAAAAGAGACACGTCAATGTCAATCTCGCTTACATCAAGCGCATTGAAAGAAAGGTGCTGGAGCTGGAAGACGTACGGCCCTCGTTACACGTCAGCTTGAATCCCACGTTTCGCATTGTGAACGACCACATTCTTTTTTTCAGGCGGGGTAAAGACGGGACGGCCCAAGCTTTTAATGATGAAACGTTTGTTAAAATCAAACTGACGTCACCTGTTAAAAAAGTGATCCAGGTCATTCAAGAAAAAAACGGGCCCATAACGGTACATGAATTGGTCCACGCATTGTGGAAAACTTTAAAAAACACGTACTCGCTGGAGGAGTGCCGTGGCTTTGTTGAGAAACTGGAAAGCACTCAGCTGATCACTTTTTCATTTGGGATTGAGGAGCAGGCACGCGATTATTTGCATCAGTTCGTTTGCAAGCTCAAGACCCTCTCATCGCCCAAAATTGAAGACGTCGTGTCTCGGCTAGAAGAGGTTCACGACATTGTCCGCCGTTTTTCGCATGCCGACCATCAAAAAAGAGCGTACCTCTTGGCACAGGCTGAGAGAAATTTAAACCAGCTATATGACACTCTTCACATACCGTTCGATAAGCAACACCACTATGCGAAAGCCAAAGTGTTTGAAGATGTTTCGTATGACGAGTCCCGATTTCAACTTAACCGCGACGAATGGACAGGGTTTCTAGAGGATTTAAGCGTTTTACAGCAATTTATGCCGCTATTTGACGATCACGTTGTGGAAAAGATTGCCGCGAACCAATTTTTCAGACAGCGGTTCGGCGAAAACAAACGAGTCAAACTTTTAGATTTTTACCGGGAATACAGCAGAATGACGCAAAGCGATTGGCAACAAATGTGGCACGAGATACAGCAACACAACGACACCTTCCAAAAGGTGAAGACGCTGAGGAAAGCGTTTTACGATTATGTATCGGATCTTCTAGATAAAACCCCTGCAGGACGTCCCCTTTACCTTGAGAAGAGGTGGATCAAGCAGTTGCTCGAGAAATTTCCCGATATTTTGAGAAATTGGTCCAGTTCCTCGTTTTACTGTCAGCTCGCGCGAAACGGCAATGCGACGCATCTCGTCTTAAATAAAGTCGGACCCGGATACGGAAAACACTATTCACGGTATTGTGATTTGTTTTTCGACGAAGCCGGCAATAATTCGTTTTTGCAGTCCATCCGAGAGAGTTACAAGGTGTTTGGAGCGCAAACAGTTTTTGCCGATTTAAATGCTGTTCTCGGCCTAAACATTAATTTGCACCCTAAAATTTTGGATTACGAGCTCACATATCCGGGCAGCTCCCCCAATCTGGAAACGAATCAAATCAACGTGAGCGATGTCTCTGTTTGCTACGACCGGGCAAAGCAGCGGTTAACACTGTACGCGGATAAACTCGCGAAATCGGTCGAACTCATCCCGATGGGTTTTTTATTTCCGATGTTAGCTCCGCCTTTTTACAAATTTTTGTCTTCGTTATCGTATTCAAACGGCGTCGAGCATTCATTTTGGGAAAAGTTTGACCGGGACCAACGAGGAGGTGCGTTTCGCTACTATCCGAGATTACTGTTCGGAAATGTCGTATTGGATCGAAGAACATGGAAAATACCGGTTGAAGCGATCCGGAGTACGTTTCGTAAAAGCGATTGGGAGTACTTCTGCCAAATTCAGGAACTCGTCGATCAACATCGCCTTCCGTCTCACGTATTTGTCAAAGCACTGTCTTCGTTGGATGTATTTTCCGACGCGGACCGGAAAGCGGATTTAAAATCTTGGATCGAGGATGTGAAAAAAACAAGGCAGCGAAAACCTCAGTACGTCAATTTTCATAACTATTTTGACACAAAAATAATGGAGAAAATTGTTAAAGACGCGAGCGGTGACATCACGTTTCAAGAAGTTTACCCAACCCCGGGCGATGCACTAGCCGGTGAAGACGGTCATTATGTGTCGGAATTTTTATTTGAAGTTCACAACCCGAGGAGTGACGAGACGTGA
- a CDS encoding lantibiotic dehydratase C-terminal domain-containing protein — protein MIENAWYKIVVTLEDEAQVDDVICRGLRPVVAAHGRQLSEHFFTRSYDGSRNTVEFYIHADADEAHFKQMYAHLDSCSKGQVRYAGVSQFNETEPFFGRMGDLYLARYYCQTNDLAFRVLEKANGEYPKKLDAALDMMIISADCAYDTIQRGYLSYCSHVNGFFTRWKDPQKIEKTFSEKYKKISPYLHAKVTRLLKNDGGDEAYIQYRHVLLSFKESLTEAFRQGQLTVTNIESGDETSQGYRDFLKRSPFHREIVNNDAFLHYMNHDPTFLSGRLLTIFTYLLLRRVGIKHKDRYALCYYIYRTVEELFDLNSLDLIKSFAEKG, from the coding sequence ATGATTGAAAACGCGTGGTATAAAATAGTGGTGACACTTGAAGACGAGGCGCAGGTAGACGATGTGATCTGTCGCGGTTTAAGACCAGTCGTGGCCGCTCACGGGCGCCAACTGTCGGAACATTTCTTCACCCGATCGTATGATGGCAGCCGGAACACCGTGGAATTTTATATCCATGCAGATGCGGACGAAGCGCATTTTAAACAGATGTATGCCCATTTAGATAGCTGCTCAAAAGGCCAAGTCCGCTATGCCGGTGTCAGTCAATTTAATGAGACCGAACCCTTTTTCGGACGCATGGGCGATCTCTATTTAGCCAGGTACTACTGCCAAACGAACGACTTAGCCTTCCGCGTATTGGAAAAAGCGAACGGGGAATACCCGAAGAAATTGGATGCCGCATTAGACATGATGATCATAAGTGCAGATTGCGCTTACGACACGATTCAAAGGGGGTATCTGTCTTACTGTTCGCACGTGAACGGATTTTTCACCCGGTGGAAAGACCCGCAAAAAATTGAAAAGACGTTTTCTGAAAAATACAAAAAAATAAGCCCTTATTTACACGCGAAGGTCACCCGCCTGTTGAAAAACGACGGGGGAGATGAGGCGTATATACAGTATCGACATGTGTTGTTATCGTTTAAGGAATCGCTCACGGAAGCTTTTCGTCAAGGCCAACTAACGGTCACCAACATAGAGAGCGGCGATGAAACCAGTCAAGGTTACCGGGACTTCCTGAAAAGGAGTCCGTTTCACCGCGAAATCGTGAATAACGACGCCTTTCTCCATTATATGAACCACGATCCCACTTTTTTGAGCGGAAGATTGCTGACGATCTTTACGTACTTGCTGTTGCGCCGCGTCGGGATCAAACATAAAGACAGGTACGCACTTTGCTATTACATCTACCGCACGGTTGAAGAGTTGTTTGATTTAAATTCACTGGATCTGATTAAATCCTTCGCAGAAAAAGGGTGA
- a CDS encoding thiopeptide-type bacteriocin biosynthesis protein, producing MNARGKWLSYLIYYYDEQDRLLTQCIRPLVDTLKSRESFVQYFFIRYWEGGPHIRFRVLAQNGDEALENVIETCIRTYLEVEPSTLDLSERVMREHFLKFSRLENVAVSFTVQPNNSLRRKEYEPEYDRYGGREGTICSEAHFFHSSELCLGLLRDMREKGRQRLTVAMAVTLTILEAFGMGIEDSLTILSKYSRVWQRYIPQDPRQVQDYFGQKYRAQKDKIVNYLHHYFHDKSKIIPEELLAPWMAHLDNTNEQMTQLYRNGQLTFQAEGDQYLKGLEHIPNYKLIPIVISYIHMSNNRLGIRPEQEAYLGFLLYKGLLEIADKMRLE from the coding sequence GTGAATGCCCGTGGAAAGTGGTTGAGTTACCTCATTTACTATTACGATGAGCAGGATCGGCTTTTAACGCAATGTATACGTCCGCTCGTTGATACATTAAAGTCCCGTGAATCGTTTGTACAGTATTTCTTCATCCGTTACTGGGAAGGAGGACCGCATATCCGTTTTCGAGTCCTTGCCCAAAACGGTGATGAAGCACTTGAAAACGTGATTGAAACGTGTATCCGAACGTACTTGGAAGTCGAACCGTCCACTTTGGATTTATCGGAACGGGTCATGAGAGAACACTTCCTTAAATTCAGCCGGTTGGAGAATGTAGCCGTATCTTTTACCGTACAACCTAACAACAGTTTAAGGCGAAAGGAATACGAGCCTGAATATGACCGGTACGGTGGAAGAGAGGGCACCATATGTTCCGAAGCACACTTTTTCCATTCAAGTGAACTCTGCCTCGGACTGTTGCGTGATATGAGAGAAAAAGGGCGGCAGAGGTTGACGGTCGCAATGGCGGTGACACTCACGATTCTAGAAGCATTTGGCATGGGCATAGAAGACTCGCTTACTATTCTGTCCAAGTATTCCCGAGTTTGGCAGCGGTACATCCCCCAGGACCCGCGTCAAGTACAGGACTACTTCGGACAAAAATACCGGGCCCAAAAGGACAAAATTGTAAACTACTTGCACCATTACTTCCATGATAAATCGAAGATCATTCCGGAGGAGCTCCTCGCACCATGGATGGCACATCTTGACAACACGAACGAACAAATGACCCAATTGTACCGAAACGGTCAGTTAACCTTTCAAGCCGAAGGGGATCAGTATCTGAAAGGACTGGAACACATCCCGAACTACAAGTTAATTCCCATCGTGATCAGCTACATCCATATGTCGAATAACAGGCTGGGCATACGCCCCGAACAGGAAGCTTACCTCGGTTTCTTGCTGTATAAAGGATTGTTGGAGATTGCAGATAAAATGCGTTTGGAGTAG
- a CDS encoding SDR family oxidoreductase, producing MRKRVAIVTGASSGIGYAIAAKLAERSVAVVAAARGMVALEKAASHIQAKGGDVLPVPADVSRFQDFQILCEKAVQHYGTIDILVNSAGIMPLSFLRKRRVEEWHAMIDTNIKGVTNGIAAVLPQMEKKNAGCIINISSTAAYEVMPGGAVYSATKYAVRAITEGLRKELEMKKSKIKTILVSPGPVDTNLTSTIQDEEILQFMQSFPVCKIHPKQIADTVLFLLDQPENVNISEIVIRPM from the coding sequence GTGCGAAAGAGAGTAGCGATCGTGACCGGTGCGAGCAGCGGAATCGGTTACGCGATTGCCGCCAAGCTGGCCGAACGGAGTGTAGCAGTTGTCGCGGCGGCAAGAGGGATGGTCGCCTTGGAAAAAGCAGCTTCACATATACAGGCGAAGGGCGGGGACGTTTTGCCCGTTCCGGCAGATGTGTCTCGCTTTCAGGATTTTCAAATACTGTGCGAGAAAGCCGTTCAACATTATGGAACAATTGATATTCTCGTAAACAGTGCCGGAATTATGCCGTTATCGTTTCTGCGTAAAAGAAGAGTGGAAGAATGGCACGCGATGATCGATACGAACATTAAAGGCGTCACGAACGGCATCGCGGCCGTACTACCGCAAATGGAGAAGAAAAACGCCGGTTGCATTATTAACATTTCTTCAACCGCTGCCTATGAGGTAATGCCGGGAGGAGCCGTATACAGCGCGACGAAGTATGCCGTCCGGGCCATAACGGAGGGACTGCGCAAGGAGCTGGAAATGAAGAAATCGAAAATAAAAACCATTCTGGTTTCACCCGGTCCTGTCGATACGAATTTAACTTCCACGATTCAGGATGAGGAAATACTGCAGTTTATGCAATCCTTTCCTGTGTGTAAAATTCATCCAAAACAAATAGCGGATACAGTTCTTTTTCTCCTTGACCAGCCGGAAAATGTGAATATCTCTGAAATTGTGATTCGGCCAATGTGA